The following proteins are encoded in a genomic region of Neoarius graeffei isolate fNeoGra1 chromosome 6, fNeoGra1.pri, whole genome shotgun sequence:
- the si:zfos-464b6.2 gene encoding uncharacterized protein si:zfos-464b6.2 isoform X5 translates to MNMHTAAFRRAAQVSQQFVFPRTLFITVIVSVFISVFFFLTGLRNLNNYKPTAFYPHWKKKQPPLMACGVSVNNDPIVKVSNLKTYMVGSYIEHRHVVKMIQTIAIVLRSENTNYHCLLCCNGQNVSVPAAYEIHSDHFGFEYGTADITCEIPETCPTPTHVAITSPSPKENGSLLDVHAFQPVRNQQKLEVFPYEFTVCISTMFDFVNVLMLVQAMEMFKILGVQKVAIYKTSCDPVTQKVLDYYVRQNFVEIIPWHVSSYIKVSRDPRPEYSPDSWKKVTGVNILDHIYRLSNDPTKFNDFKVIVNPRLVFQTTVHGFLQSVNGSVRVNHAIARKYHLRNITNTDVVTHSRIQDTRLREFADRLIPAVSEVLRKALDIS, encoded by the exons GGCAGCACAAGTCTCACAGCAGTTTGTTTTTCCAAGGACCCTCTTCATCACAGTTATCGTTTCTGTGTTCATATCtgtcttttttttcctcactggctTAAGAAATTTGAATAATTACAAGCCCACTGCTTTTTACCCTCACTGGAAAAAGAAGCAGCCACCTTTGATGGCGTGTGGAGTGTCAGTGAATAATGACCCAATCGTTAAAGTCAGCAATCTTAAGACATATATGGTTGGCTCCTACATAGAGCACCGCCATGTGGTGAAAATGATCCAGACAATTGCTATAGTGCTTCGTAGTGAAAACACAAATTATCACTGCTTGCTGTGCTGCAATGGACAGAACGTATCTGTACCCGCTGCATACGAAATTCACTCTGACCACTTTGGGTTTGAATACGGCACAGCTGATATTACCTGCGAAATACCGGAAACATGTCCAACACCAACACATGTGGCAATCACTTCTCCATCACCGAAAGAGAATGGATCCCTGCTGGATGTTCATGCCTTCCAACCTGTTAGGAATCAACAGAAGCTGGAAGTTTTTCCTTACGAATTCACGGTTTGCATTTCTACCATGTTTGATTTTGTGAATGTCTTGATGCTTGTGCAGGCCATGGAGATGTTCAAGATACTCGGTGTCCAGAAGGTTGCCATTTACAAAACCAGCTGCGATCCTGTTACACAGAAAGTCCTGGATTACTACGTCAGACAGAACTTTGTGGAAATCATCCCTTGGCATGTCTCATCATACATCAAAGTTTCCAGAG ATCCAAGACCTGAGTATTCACCAGACTCTTGGAAGAAGGTGACAGGAGTCAACATTTTAGACCATATCTACAGGTTAAGCAATGATCCTACAAAGTTCAATGATTTCAAAGTCATTGTAAATCCTCGTTTAGTGTTTCAGACTACAGTTCATGGCTTTTTGCAATCGGTGAATGGTAGTGTCAGAGTGAACCATGCGATTGCTCGCAAGTATCACCTGAGGAACATTACAAATACAGACGTAGTAACACACTCCCGTATACAGGACACACGTCTCAGGGAATTCGCAGACAGGCTGATCCCTGCTGTTTCTGAAGTGCTTAGGAAAGCACTGGACATTTCCTAA
- the si:zfos-464b6.2 gene encoding beta-1,4-galactosyltransferase galt-1 isoform X3, with translation MNMHTAAFRRTEQVSSKEFAFSRIHFFPLISFVFIFFIYWIIGEKSNSDYIPTVYPVGKKKQPPLMACGVPVQTDLIIKVNNLKTYMVSSYIEHRHAVKMIQTIAIVLRSENTNYHCLLCCNGQNVSVPAAYEIHSDHFGFEYGTADITCKIPETCPTPTHVAITSPSPKENGSLLDVHAFQPVRNQQKLEVFPYEFTVCISTMFDFVNVLMLVQAMEMFKILGVQKVAIYKTSCDPVTQKVLDYYVRQNFVEIIPWSVSSYIKVSRGWQTSVSPGELHYFGQIAALNDCVYRYMYQSHYVALQDLDEFILPMNLNNWKELLPELERKYSQSVGFEFENNFFPLSIKDPRPEYSPDSWKKVTGVNILDHIYRLSNDPTKFNNFKVIVNPRLVFQTTVHGFLKSVGNSVRVDSKIARMYHMRNISEEIVSMRTQIRDARHRDYADQLIPAVSEVLQQALA, from the coding sequence GACGGAACAAGTCTCATCAAAGGAGTTTGCTTTTTCAAGGATACACTTCTTCCCTCTCATTAgttttgtatttattttcttcatttattGGATAATTGGAGAAAAAAGTAATAGCGACTACATTCCTACTGTCTACCCTGTTGGGAAAAAGAAGCAGCCACCCTTAATGGCGTGTGGCGTTCCAGTGCAAACTGATCTGATCATTAAAGTCAACAATCTTAAAACATATATGGTCAGCTCCTACATAGAGCACCGCCATGCGGTGAAAATGATCCAGACAATTGCTATAGTGCTTCGTAGTGAAAACACAAATTATCACTGCTTGCTGTGCTGCAATGGACAGAACGTATCTGTACCCGCTGCATACGAAATTCACTCTGACCACTTTGGGTTTGAATACGGCACAGCTGATATTACCTGCAAAATACCGGAAACATGTCCAACACCAACACATGTGGCAATCACTTCTCCATCACCGAAAGAGAATGGATCCCTGCTGGATGTTCATGCCTTCCAACCTGTTAGGAATCAACAGAAGCTGGAAGTTTTTCCTTACGAATTCACGGTTTGCATTTCTACCATGTTTGATTTTGTGAATGTCTTGATGCTTGTGCAGGCCATGGAGATGTTCAAGATACTCGGTGTCCAGAAGGTTGCCATTTACAAAACCAGCTGCGATCCTGTTACACAGAAAGTCCTGGATTACTACGTCAGACAGAACTTTGTGGAAATCATCCCTTGGAGTGTCTCATCATACATCAAAGTTTCCAGAGGTTGGCAAACGTCAGTATCACCAGGAGAGTTGCATTACTTTGGGCAAATTGCAGCACTCAATGACTGTGTGTATCGTTACATGTACCAGAGTCACTATGTAGCTCTGCAAGACTTGGATGAATTCATCCTGCCTATGAATTTAAACAACTGGAAAGAGCTTCTGCCTGAATTGGAGAGGAAATACAGTCAGAGTGTGGGCTTTGAGTTTGAAAATAACTTTTTTCCTCTTTCCATAAAGGATCCAAGACCTGAGTATTCACCAGACTCTTGGAAGAAGGTGACAGGAGTCAACATTTTAGACCATATCTACAGGTTAAGCAATGATCCTACAAAGTTCAATAATTTCAAAGTCATTGTAAATCCTCGTTTAGTGTTTCAGACTACAGTGCATGGATTTTTGAAGTCTGTGGGGAACAGTGTCAGAGTGGACTCAAAGATCGCCCGTATGTACCACATGAGGAACATATCGGAGGAAATCGTATCAATGCGTACTCAAATACGAGATGCACGTCACAGGGACTATGCGGATCAGCTGATCCCTGCCGTTTCTGAAGTGCTTCAACAAGCATTGGCATAA
- the si:zfos-464b6.2 gene encoding beta-1,4-galactosyltransferase galt-1 isoform X4 — MACGVSVNNDPIVKVSNLKTYMVGSYIEHRHVVKMIQTIAIVLRSENTNYHCLLCCNGQNVSVPAAYEIHSDHFGFEYGTADITCEIPETCPTPTHVAITSPSPKENGSLLDVHAFQPVRNQQKLEVFPYEFTVCISTMFDFVNVLMLVQAMEMFKILGVQKVAIYKTSCDPVTQKVLDYYVRQNFVEIIPWHVSSYIKVSRGWQTSVSPGELHYFGQIAALNDCVYRYMYQSHYVALQDLDEFILPMNLNNWKELLSELERKYSQSVGFEFENNFFPLSIKDPRPEYSPDSWKKVTGVNILDHIYRLSNDPTKFNDFKVIVNPRLVFQTTVHGFLQSVNGSVRVNHAIARKYHLRNITNTDVVTHSRIQDTRLREFADRLIPAVSEVLRKALDIS; from the coding sequence ATGGCGTGTGGAGTGTCAGTGAATAATGACCCAATCGTTAAAGTCAGCAATCTTAAGACATATATGGTTGGCTCCTACATAGAGCACCGCCATGTGGTGAAAATGATCCAGACAATTGCTATAGTGCTTCGTAGTGAAAACACAAATTATCACTGCTTGCTGTGCTGCAATGGACAGAACGTATCTGTACCCGCTGCATACGAAATTCACTCTGACCACTTTGGGTTTGAATACGGCACAGCTGATATTACCTGCGAAATACCGGAAACATGTCCAACACCAACACATGTGGCAATCACTTCTCCATCACCGAAAGAGAATGGATCCCTGCTGGATGTTCATGCCTTCCAACCTGTTAGGAATCAACAGAAGCTGGAAGTTTTTCCTTACGAATTCACGGTTTGCATTTCTACCATGTTTGATTTTGTGAATGTCTTGATGCTTGTGCAGGCCATGGAGATGTTCAAGATACTCGGTGTCCAGAAGGTTGCCATTTACAAAACCAGCTGCGATCCTGTTACACAGAAAGTCCTGGATTACTACGTCAGACAGAACTTTGTGGAAATCATCCCTTGGCATGTCTCATCATACATCAAAGTTTCCAGAGGTTGGCAAACGTCAGTATCACCAGGAGAGTTGCATTACTTTGGGCAAATTGCAGCACTCAATGACTGTGTGTATCGTTACATGTACCAGAGTCACTATGTAGCTCTGCAAGACTTGGATGAATTCATCCTGCCTATGAATTTAAACAACTGGAAAGAGCTTCTGTCTGAATTGGAGAGGAAATACAGTCAGAGTGTGGGCTTTGAGTTTGAAAATAACTTTTTTCCTCTTTCCATAAAAGATCCAAGACCTGAGTATTCACCAGACTCTTGGAAGAAGGTGACAGGAGTCAACATTTTAGACCATATCTACAGGTTAAGCAATGATCCTACAAAGTTCAATGATTTCAAAGTCATTGTAAATCCTCGTTTAGTGTTTCAGACTACAGTTCATGGCTTTTTGCAATCGGTGAATGGTAGTGTCAGAGTGAACCATGCGATTGCTCGCAAGTATCACCTGAGGAACATTACAAATACAGACGTAGTAACACACTCCCGTATACAGGACACACGTCTCAGGGAATTCGCAGACAGGCTGATCCCTGCTGTTTCTGAAGTGCTTAGGAAAGCACTGGACATTTCCTAA
- the si:zfos-464b6.2 gene encoding beta-1,4-galactosyltransferase galt-1 isoform X1 — protein sequence MNMHTAAFRRDGTHLCVTPIHILAQEKMDMNALQRTEQVSSKEFAFSRIHFFPLISFVFIFFIYWIIGEKSNSDYIPTVYPVGKKKQPPLMACGVPVQTDLIIKVNNLKTYMVSSYIEHRHAVKMIQTIAIVLRSENTNYHCLLCCNGQNVSVPAAYEIHSDHFGFEYGTADITCKIPETCPTPTHVAITSPSPKENGSLLDVHAFQPVRNQQKLEVFPYEFTVCISTMFDFVNVLMLVQAMEMFKILGVQKVAIYKTSCDPVTQKVLDYYVRQNFVEIIPWSVSSYIKVSRGWQTSVSPGELHYFGQIAALNDCVYRYMYQSHYVALQDLDEFILPMNLNNWKELLPELERKYSQSVGFEFENNFFPLSIKDPRPEYSPDSWKKVTGVNILDHIYRLSNDPTKFNNFKVIVNPRLVFQTTVHGFLKSVGNSVRVDSKIARMYHMRNISEEIVSMRTQIRDARHRDYADQLIPAVSEVLQQALA from the exons GGATGGTACACATCTGTGTGTTACACCTATACACATACTAGCACAGGAGAAGATGGACATGAATGCCCTACAGAG GACGGAACAAGTCTCATCAAAGGAGTTTGCTTTTTCAAGGATACACTTCTTCCCTCTCATTAgttttgtatttattttcttcatttattGGATAATTGGAGAAAAAAGTAATAGCGACTACATTCCTACTGTCTACCCTGTTGGGAAAAAGAAGCAGCCACCCTTAATGGCGTGTGGCGTTCCAGTGCAAACTGATCTGATCATTAAAGTCAACAATCTTAAAACATATATGGTCAGCTCCTACATAGAGCACCGCCATGCGGTGAAAATGATCCAGACAATTGCTATAGTGCTTCGTAGTGAAAACACAAATTATCACTGCTTGCTGTGCTGCAATGGACAGAACGTATCTGTACCCGCTGCATACGAAATTCACTCTGACCACTTTGGGTTTGAATACGGCACAGCTGATATTACCTGCAAAATACCGGAAACATGTCCAACACCAACACATGTGGCAATCACTTCTCCATCACCGAAAGAGAATGGATCCCTGCTGGATGTTCATGCCTTCCAACCTGTTAGGAATCAACAGAAGCTGGAAGTTTTTCCTTACGAATTCACGGTTTGCATTTCTACCATGTTTGATTTTGTGAATGTCTTGATGCTTGTGCAGGCCATGGAGATGTTCAAGATACTCGGTGTCCAGAAGGTTGCCATTTACAAAACCAGCTGCGATCCTGTTACACAGAAAGTCCTGGATTACTACGTCAGACAGAACTTTGTGGAAATCATCCCTTGGAGTGTCTCATCATACATCAAAGTTTCCAGAGGTTGGCAAACGTCAGTATCACCAGGAGAGTTGCATTACTTTGGGCAAATTGCAGCACTCAATGACTGTGTGTATCGTTACATGTACCAGAGTCACTATGTAGCTCTGCAAGACTTGGATGAATTCATCCTGCCTATGAATTTAAACAACTGGAAAGAGCTTCTGCCTGAATTGGAGAGGAAATACAGTCAGAGTGTGGGCTTTGAGTTTGAAAATAACTTTTTTCCTCTTTCCATAAAGGATCCAAGACCTGAGTATTCACCAGACTCTTGGAAGAAGGTGACAGGAGTCAACATTTTAGACCATATCTACAGGTTAAGCAATGATCCTACAAAGTTCAATAATTTCAAAGTCATTGTAAATCCTCGTTTAGTGTTTCAGACTACAGTGCATGGATTTTTGAAGTCTGTGGGGAACAGTGTCAGAGTGGACTCAAAGATCGCCCGTATGTACCACATGAGGAACATATCGGAGGAAATCGTATCAATGCGTACTCAAATACGAGATGCACGTCACAGGGACTATGCGGATCAGCTGATCCCTGCCGTTTCTGAAGTGCTTCAACAAGCATTGGCATAA
- the si:zfos-464b6.2 gene encoding beta-1,4-galactosyltransferase galt-1 isoform X2, whose translation MNMHTAAFRRAAQVSQQFVFPRTLFITVIVSVFISVFFFLTGLRNLNNYKPTAFYPHWKKKQPPLMACGVSVNNDPIVKVSNLKTYMVGSYIEHRHVVKMIQTIAIVLRSENTNYHCLLCCNGQNVSVPAAYEIHSDHFGFEYGTADITCEIPETCPTPTHVAITSPSPKENGSLLDVHAFQPVRNQQKLEVFPYEFTVCISTMFDFVNVLMLVQAMEMFKILGVQKVAIYKTSCDPVTQKVLDYYVRQNFVEIIPWHVSSYIKVSRGWQTSVSPGELHYFGQIAALNDCVYRYMYQSHYVALQDLDEFILPMNLNNWKELLSELERKYSQSVGFEFENNFFPLSIKDPRPEYSPDSWKKVTGVNILDHIYRLSNDPTKFNDFKVIVNPRLVFQTTVHGFLQSVNGSVRVNHAIARKYHLRNITNTDVVTHSRIQDTRLREFADRLIPAVSEVLRKALDIS comes from the coding sequence GGCAGCACAAGTCTCACAGCAGTTTGTTTTTCCAAGGACCCTCTTCATCACAGTTATCGTTTCTGTGTTCATATCtgtcttttttttcctcactggctTAAGAAATTTGAATAATTACAAGCCCACTGCTTTTTACCCTCACTGGAAAAAGAAGCAGCCACCTTTGATGGCGTGTGGAGTGTCAGTGAATAATGACCCAATCGTTAAAGTCAGCAATCTTAAGACATATATGGTTGGCTCCTACATAGAGCACCGCCATGTGGTGAAAATGATCCAGACAATTGCTATAGTGCTTCGTAGTGAAAACACAAATTATCACTGCTTGCTGTGCTGCAATGGACAGAACGTATCTGTACCCGCTGCATACGAAATTCACTCTGACCACTTTGGGTTTGAATACGGCACAGCTGATATTACCTGCGAAATACCGGAAACATGTCCAACACCAACACATGTGGCAATCACTTCTCCATCACCGAAAGAGAATGGATCCCTGCTGGATGTTCATGCCTTCCAACCTGTTAGGAATCAACAGAAGCTGGAAGTTTTTCCTTACGAATTCACGGTTTGCATTTCTACCATGTTTGATTTTGTGAATGTCTTGATGCTTGTGCAGGCCATGGAGATGTTCAAGATACTCGGTGTCCAGAAGGTTGCCATTTACAAAACCAGCTGCGATCCTGTTACACAGAAAGTCCTGGATTACTACGTCAGACAGAACTTTGTGGAAATCATCCCTTGGCATGTCTCATCATACATCAAAGTTTCCAGAGGTTGGCAAACGTCAGTATCACCAGGAGAGTTGCATTACTTTGGGCAAATTGCAGCACTCAATGACTGTGTGTATCGTTACATGTACCAGAGTCACTATGTAGCTCTGCAAGACTTGGATGAATTCATCCTGCCTATGAATTTAAACAACTGGAAAGAGCTTCTGTCTGAATTGGAGAGGAAATACAGTCAGAGTGTGGGCTTTGAGTTTGAAAATAACTTTTTTCCTCTTTCCATAAAAGATCCAAGACCTGAGTATTCACCAGACTCTTGGAAGAAGGTGACAGGAGTCAACATTTTAGACCATATCTACAGGTTAAGCAATGATCCTACAAAGTTCAATGATTTCAAAGTCATTGTAAATCCTCGTTTAGTGTTTCAGACTACAGTTCATGGCTTTTTGCAATCGGTGAATGGTAGTGTCAGAGTGAACCATGCGATTGCTCGCAAGTATCACCTGAGGAACATTACAAATACAGACGTAGTAACACACTCCCGTATACAGGACACACGTCTCAGGGAATTCGCAGACAGGCTGATCCCTGCTGTTTCTGAAGTGCTTAGGAAAGCACTGGACATTTCCTAA